AAGGATCCGTTTTGCATCATGGTGGTATGGTCTCAGGAAAGAGGTGCGGGGCTGGCAGCGCTCGCCATCGCTGTGTCGACCCGCGCGCGCAGCGCAAGCCCGAGGCGGCGCGCGGCGTTTTGCAGGTGCGCCACCGCCGCCGCGCGTGCCGCGCCGGCATCGCCGCGGCGGATCGCAGCCACGATCGCCTCGTGTTCGGCATGCACGGTCTCGGCCAGGCCCGGCTGGCGCAGCGTATTGGCACGCGCGGTGGCAACGGCCTGGTGCAGCTGCAGGTTCAGGTATTGCAGCAGCTGGCGGTAGTACGGATTGTGCGTGGCGGCGGCGATGCCGATATGGAACGCCGCGTCGAGGTCGGCGGCCGGCTGCGGGTCATAGAGCCGGTCCTGCAGACGCTGCAGCAATGCCGCCAGCGCGGCCACGTCGTCATCGGTGCGGCGCACCGCGGCCAGCGCCGCGGCGGCGCCTTCCAGGTCGATGCGCAGGTCGTACAGGTCAGCTAGTTCGCCGGCGTCGAGCTCGGGCTCGCGCGGCAGCTGGAAGCCCGAAGCGCCGGTGCGCGAGCGCACCGTGCAGCCGACCCCTTGGCGCGATTCGACGAAGCCCTGCGAGCGCAGGTGCTCCGTCACTTCACGGATCACGGCGGCGCTGACGCCGTATTGCTCGGCCAGTTGCCGGCCGGTCGGCAGGCGGCTGCCGACGGGGTAGGCGCCGCTTTCGATATCGGCGCGAAGCTGGCGCGTGACCTGTTCGGTAAGGGTGACGGTGCGGGTTCGCATGGCGTCGATTATAAGGTTTGCTGGTTATCTGAAAACAAAGGGTAAACCCTTGATCCAGAAAAGGCGCCGGCCCACGTTAAAACGCGCGGACTGCCTTGCCGGCAGCCCGCGCGTTGGCGGCGGCTTGCGCGATGGGCTTCAGGCGGCGGCTTCGGTCACGTACCCCATGCCGCGCGAGATCTGCAGGGCCGTGTCCTTCAGGTTCTGCAGCCAGCTGTCCTGCAGCCGGTCTGCCGGCGCCGACAGCGACAAGCCGGCCACCAGCCGGCGCGAGTCGTCATAGATGCCGGCGGCGATGCAGCGCACGCCCAGCTCCAGCTCTTCGTTGTCGCGGGCATAGCCGTTGGTGCGCACCCAGTTCAGTTCGCGTTCCAGCTTGGCCAGGTCGGTGATGGAGGTGCGGGTGTGGCCGGCCAGCCCCGTGCGGGTCGCGTAGTTGCGCACGCGCGCCGACTCGTCGGCCGCCAAAAACAGCTTGCCCACCGAGGTCAGGTGCAGCGGGGCGCGGCCGCCGATGGCCCGCACCACCTGCATGCCGGAGCGCTCGCTGTACGCCCGCTCGATATAGACGATCTCGTCGCCCTGGCGCACCGACAGGTTGACGGTCTGGCCGGTGACGCGATGCAGCGCGCGCATCGGCGCCAGCGCCGCGTCGCGCACCGACAGGCGCGCCTTGACCAGGTTGCCCAGCTCCAGCAGCCGCATGCCGAGCCGGTAGCTGCCGGGATCGGAGCGATCGACGAAGCGGCACGCAACCATGTCGTTGAGGATGCGGTGCGCGGTGGAAGGATGCAGGCCGGTGGCCAGCGACAGCTCTTTCAGGCTGACCGGGTCGGCATGCTGCGCGAGGGCGTCCAGCAGGGTCATCATGCGCTCGATGACCTGGATGGACGTCTTGCCGGGTGACTTGTCTGCGTCGGACATGGTTGGGAAACGTAGAAATGTTGCCTTGCGGCATTTTTAAGTGTCTGCCTGATTCTATCTCGCATCGTGAAAATTTCAATAGGTGAAATGACATTACGGTAAGAATCGGCCGGTGATGTCGCCTCGCAAAGTGGCGTGCATGGCACCGAATTCACCACGCCGATGAACGCTTTGTGCGCCACCCGCGACGCCAAGCGCGCATAATTGCGGGGTTTCAGGGTCTGGGAGAAGTCAACAATGCGAGTCGGTCTGTTCCACACCTGCCTGGTGGACCTGATGCGCCCCGAAATCGGTTTTTCGGTGCTCAAGCTGCTGGAAGCCGCCGGCTGCGAGGTCATGGTGCCCGAGGCGCAGACCTGCTGCGGCCAGCCGGCCTACAACTCGGGGGAGCGCGCGGTATCGCGCGACCTGGCCGAGAAATTCCTGCGCGAATTCGAGATGTTCGATTACATCGTGGTGCCGTCGGGCAGTTGCGGCGGCATGATCCGGCATCACTACGCCGATTTGCTGCGTGACGATCCCGAACTGAACGGCCGCTACGAGCGCCTGCGCGAACGCGTGTACGAGCTGACCGACTTCCTGGCCAGCGTGGTCCGGGTCGAGACCCTGCCATCGACGTTCTCGGGCCAGATCACGTACCACGATTCGTGTTCCGGCCTGCGCGAACTGGGCGTCAAGCAGCAGCCGCGCGCCTTGCTGTCGCGCCTGCCCGGCGTGCAACTGACGGAGATGAAGGACTGCGAGGCCTGCTGCGGTTTCGGCGGCACGTTCTCGGTCAAGTACGGCAATATCTCCACGGCCATCGTCGACGAGAAGTGCGCCAACATCCGGGCCACGGGTGCCGATGCCGTGGTGCTTGGCGACCTGGGCTGCATCCTCAATATCGAAGGCCGCCTGCGCCGCACCGGCGACAGCCGCACGCGCGTGCTGCATATCGCGCAGGTGCTGGCAGGCGACGCCTGACCGCGCAGACACATCAGGAATTCGCCACGATGCAAGTCCACAGCATGGAATTCAAGGCGCGCGCCGGGCAGAAGCTGGCCGACCAGCGCCTGCAGCAAAACCTGAAAAAGCTTTCGACCAAGTTTGTCACGGCGCGCGCCGAGGCGATCCGGGATATCGATTTCGACGCCACGCGCGAAGCCCTGAAAGAGCGGCGCAACCGCGCACTCGAGAACCTCGACGTCTGGCTTGCCACGTTTGAAGAGAACGCGACCCGGCGCGGCGCCACCGTGCTGTTTGCCGAGACCACCGCCGACGCCGCCCGGCTGGTCGCCGAGATTGCGCGCAAGCATGGCGTGAAGAAGGTCATCAAGAGCAAGTCGATGGTGACCGAGGAAATGCGTCTGAACCAGGTGCTGGGCGAGATGGGTGTGCAGAGCATCGAGACCGACCTGGGCGAGTACATCCTGCAGATCAACGACTCTGAGCCGCCCTCGCACATCATTGCGCCGGTGGTGCACAAGGACAAGGACGAGATTGCCGACCTGTTCGCCAAAGTCCACCACAAGCCACGGCTGACCGAGATTCCGGAGATGACGCGCGAGGCGCGCGAAGTGCTGCGCCCGGAATTCCTCAGCGCCGACATGGGCGTGACCGGCGGCAACTTCATCATCGCCGAGACCGGCTCGGTGGCCGTGGTCACCAACGAAGGCAATGAGGGCATGTGCACGGTAATGCCGCGCGT
The window above is part of the Cupriavidus taiwanensis LMG 19424 genome. Proteins encoded here:
- a CDS encoding FadR/GntR family transcriptional regulator; protein product: MRTRTVTLTEQVTRQLRADIESGAYPVGSRLPTGRQLAEQYGVSAAVIREVTEHLRSQGFVESRQGVGCTVRSRTGASGFQLPREPELDAGELADLYDLRIDLEGAAAALAAVRRTDDDVAALAALLQRLQDRLYDPQPAADLDAAFHIGIAAATHNPYYRQLLQYLNLQLHQAVATARANTLRQPGLAETVHAEHEAIVAAIRRGDAGAARAAAVAHLQNAARRLGLALRARVDTAMASAASPAPLS
- a CDS encoding IclR family transcriptional regulator; the encoded protein is MSDADKSPGKTSIQVIERMMTLLDALAQHADPVSLKELSLATGLHPSTAHRILNDMVACRFVDRSDPGSYRLGMRLLELGNLVKARLSVRDAALAPMRALHRVTGQTVNLSVRQGDEIVYIERAYSERSGMQVVRAIGGRAPLHLTSVGKLFLAADESARVRNYATRTGLAGHTRTSITDLAKLERELNWVRTNGYARDNEELELGVRCIAAGIYDDSRRLVAGLSLSAPADRLQDSWLQNLKDTALQISRGMGYVTEAAA
- a CDS encoding (Fe-S)-binding protein, translated to MRVGLFHTCLVDLMRPEIGFSVLKLLEAAGCEVMVPEAQTCCGQPAYNSGERAVSRDLAEKFLREFEMFDYIVVPSGSCGGMIRHHYADLLRDDPELNGRYERLRERVYELTDFLASVVRVETLPSTFSGQITYHDSCSGLRELGVKQQPRALLSRLPGVQLTEMKDCEACCGFGGTFSVKYGNISTAIVDEKCANIRATGADAVVLGDLGCILNIEGRLRRTGDSRTRVLHIAQVLAGDA